The following is a genomic window from Serratia ficaria.
CTGAGCGCCTGCAGCAGTTCACCGGAGAAGGGCGCAACCGCTCAGGCGACCGACGCGGACGATACCTGCGGCGCTGCGCAGTATCAGAGCTATGTCGGCAAACCGATGTCCTCGCTCGAGGGCCTGCGGATTGAGTCCCAGGTGCGGGCAATTCCGTACAACTCGGCGGTGACCATGGACTTCAACCTGCGCCGCCTGAATTTCCTCGGCGACAGCGACGATAAAATCATCCGCGTCTATTGCGGCTGATGCGCGGTTCGGCGCCTGGTAAATAAAAACGGCCCCGGCGATTAACCGGGGCCGTTTTTTTATCGCGCGCAGCCGCTCAGCGCGAGACGCGAATACCGCCTTCGACCCCTTTAGGGCTGAATACCACCTGCCACAGTTGAATATCACGCGCCCGGAAGGCGCCGGCGCAGGCGTTCAGATAATAGCTGAACATGCGTTCGAAACGTTCGGAATAACGTTGAGCCAGCTGCGGCCAGGCCTGTTTAAAACGTTCGTACCAGGCCATCAGCGTGCGATCGTAATCGGCGCCGATATTGTGCCAGTCTTCCATCACGAAATGTCCCTCGCTGGCCTGGGCAATATGGGTGACCGACGGCAGGCAGCCGTTCGGGAAGATATATTTGTTGATCCAGGGATCAACATTCATATCTGTCCGGTTGGAACCGATGGTATGCAGCAGGAACAAACCGTCCGGTTTTAAATTGCGCTCCACCACGTTGAAATAGGTGCGGTAGTTTTTTGGCCCGACGTGTTCGAACATGCCGACGGAAACGATACGGTCAAACTGCTGATGCAGGTCGCGATAATCCTGCAGCAGGATTTCCACCTCCAGCCCGGCGCAGCGTTCCTGCGCCAGCTTCTGCTGCTCGGCGGAAATGGTCACGCCGACCACCGAGACGCCGTAGTTTTTCGCCGCAAAGGCGGAGAGGCCGCCCCAGCCGCAGCCGATATCCAACAGCCTCATTCCCGGCTGCAGCTGCAGTTTCTCGCAGATCATGCGCAACTTGGCTTCCTGCGCCTGTTCCAGCGTGGCGGCGTCCTTCCAGTAAGCGCAGGAGTATTGCATATAAGGATCGAGCATCAGGGTAAACAGATCGTTGCCTAAATCGTAATGCTCTTTGCCGACTATCCAGGCGCGTTTTTTCGACTGCAGGTTGGTTAATCGCGCGGCGGCGATGCGCAGCGTGTCTTTAAGATGGTGGGGGAGTTTCCTTTCCAGCCCGGCATTGACCACGCGTTGAAAGAATATATCCAGCCGTTCGCATTCCCACCAGCCGTCCATATAACTTTCGCCCAGCCCCAGAGATCCTTCCTGCAGCACGCGTTTAAAAAAGTTGGGGTTTTTGACCTGAATATCGAAGGGCCGCGATCCGTTTATTTCAATACCGGCCATGCCGAGCATTTCATGTGCGATACGGTACCATTGGTTGTCCTGGATGCTCAGATCTTCTATACACGATGAACTCATAGCTTCTCCATCACCTTCTTCTGACTGATGACCCGCTAGGAAAAAGCTTAGACAATTTCTGCGGGTGCATACGTTTCCCGACGGTAAAATTACCCGCGGCGTCTGATATCCGACTATGAACAGAGGAAAATTTTAAGAAGGCTCCAGCGCAAGGGGCGCGGGAAAAACTCATCCTTAAAAAAGTGTGACGCAATACGCGAACACAATAGCGACTTGAGATATAGAGATTATAAAGTGTTACTTTAAAAGGTTGTTTTTGAGTATAGGCGTGCCGAGGCGCTTACTCAACCGTAAATCGCACTCGGCAAAAATATTCTTTAAGTGACTATTAGCTCTGGCAATTATGACGCAGGGTTAGCATGTTCCCGCGGCGCGCGCTGCCCCGCATCGGCCGCTTTCCCGCGCTGCAGCCAATAGCCCAACGCGGCCAATACCACCGTTGACACCATCACCGTTACCGTCGCCGGCAGCGGCTGCGCGATAAACGCCGAGACCAGCATGCTGGCGACGAAGCACAGGCCCAGCTGCAGGGTATTCTGCAGCGCCGCGGCCTTGCCGCTGCTTTCCGGGAACGGCGTCAGCGCATTCGCCACCATAATCGGGTAACCGGCGCCGTTGACCAGGGCCATGATGCAGAACGGGATCAGCAGGCTGGTCAGGGTCGGTTCGGTCAGGGTGGCCACCAGATACAACGCCACCATGCTAGCGCCATAGGTTACCAACAGCCACGGCAGCAAGGTTGTACCGTTGATGCGCTTTAACGCGGTGCGGCAGCCATAGCCCCCCAACAGGAAGGCCAGGGTTTGCGGCACATAGCTCAGGCCAATATCGTTCGGGCCGTAGCCCATGTCGCCGAGGATAAACGGCGAACCGGTCAGCCAGGCGAAAAATCCGGCCGAGCAGGCGGCGAACATGGCGACGTTGCCGCTGAACACCGGGGATTTCAACAGCTGCCAGAAGCTGACGCCGCGGTTCTTTTCGGCCGCGATGGGCTGCGGCCTGGCGCTTTCTTTCAGCAGCAGGGTCGGCAGCAGCAGCAGCAGGGCGATGCCCAGCAGCACGGCGAAGATCATCCGCCAGCCGGCGTGGTTCAACAGCCAGGCGCCCAGCAGCGGCGCCAGCGCCGGCGACAGCGCGACCAGCGGCATGATGGTGGCGAACACGCGGTTGGCCTTGCCGTCGCGGTAGCGATCGACCACCAGCGCCTGCCAGGTAACGGCGGCGGAGCAGACGCCGATCGCCTGAATAAAGCGTAACGACCACAGCTGCACGGCATTTTGCACCCACAGCATGCCGAGGCAGCCGAGGGCGAACAGCGCCAGGCCGATCAGCAGCACCGGCTTGCGGCCCAGGTGGTCGGAGAGCGGCCCCCACAGCAGCTGCGCAAAGGCGAAGCCGGCCAGAAAGATGCTGAGGCTGGCGCTGATGGCGCCGGCGGAAATTTGCAGCTCTTCCCGCATGGCGCCGAAGGCCGGCAGGTACATGTCGGTCGCCAGATAACCCAGCATGCTCAGGCCGGCGAGATAGAACATAAAGCCAAAGGAATTTCGCATGGTATTTCTCGTTGGTATTTTGTTGTCGCAGGTTTTTAGCGCCGGCAAGTGTATCCGGCTGGATCTCTGCTTGTGAAACGGTAATATTTGCAAACTGCTGTTAAAAAAATTGAAGGCAAGACGATGTGGTCTGAATATTCTCTGGAAGTCGTGGACGCGGTGGCCCGCACCGGCAGTTTCAGCGCGGCGGCGCAGGAGCTGCACCGG
Proteins encoded in this region:
- a CDS encoding I78 family peptidase inhibitor — protein: MKFYGKTLMLTALLALSACSSSPEKGATAQATDADDTCGAAQYQSYVGKPMSSLEGLRIESQVRAIPYNSAVTMDFNLRRLNFLGDSDDKIIRVYCG
- the punC gene encoding purine nucleoside transporter PunC, with the translated sequence MRNSFGFMFYLAGLSMLGYLATDMYLPAFGAMREELQISAGAISASLSIFLAGFAFAQLLWGPLSDHLGRKPVLLIGLALFALGCLGMLWVQNAVQLWSLRFIQAIGVCSAAVTWQALVVDRYRDGKANRVFATIMPLVALSPALAPLLGAWLLNHAGWRMIFAVLLGIALLLLLPTLLLKESARPQPIAAEKNRGVSFWQLLKSPVFSGNVAMFAACSAGFFAWLTGSPFILGDMGYGPNDIGLSYVPQTLAFLLGGYGCRTALKRINGTTLLPWLLVTYGASMVALYLVATLTEPTLTSLLIPFCIMALVNGAGYPIMVANALTPFPESSGKAAALQNTLQLGLCFVASMLVSAFIAQPLPATVTVMVSTVVLAALGYWLQRGKAADAGQRAPREHANPAS
- the cfa gene encoding cyclopropane fatty acyl phospholipid synthase, with the translated sequence MSSSCIEDLSIQDNQWYRIAHEMLGMAGIEINGSRPFDIQVKNPNFFKRVLQEGSLGLGESYMDGWWECERLDIFFQRVVNAGLERKLPHHLKDTLRIAAARLTNLQSKKRAWIVGKEHYDLGNDLFTLMLDPYMQYSCAYWKDAATLEQAQEAKLRMICEKLQLQPGMRLLDIGCGWGGLSAFAAKNYGVSVVGVTISAEQQKLAQERCAGLEVEILLQDYRDLHQQFDRIVSVGMFEHVGPKNYRTYFNVVERNLKPDGLFLLHTIGSNRTDMNVDPWINKYIFPNGCLPSVTHIAQASEGHFVMEDWHNIGADYDRTLMAWYERFKQAWPQLAQRYSERFERMFSYYLNACAGAFRARDIQLWQVVFSPKGVEGGIRVSR